AGCGCGGCCAGGCCGAGTACCGGGCGCAGCGTGCTGACCCGCGCGGTCAGGCCACCCTCCGCGATGATCACGATGAGGGCGCAGAAGCCGAGCACCCGGGTCAGCTCCGCGTCGTCGAACCGGATGCCGAGCCCGTCCTCGCCGATCAGGAGACCGATGCCGAGGTAGATCAGCAGGCTGGGGAAGCCGAAGCGGGTGGAGATGCGGACCGCGGCGACCGCGATCAGGACGACGGCGGCGCCGAGCAGCAGCGCCAGGTCTATGTCGCCGCTCACCCGCCGTCCCGCAGCTCGGTCACGGCCGCGGACAGCGCCTCGGGCGCGCCCGCGACCAGGAAGACCTTGTCGCGGCTGGCGGCGCCGAGCTTCAGCGTGACGGACGCGGGCCGCACGCCGAGCGCGCTCGCCAGGGCCTTGCGCGCGGCCTCGGTGGCGCGGCCGTCGACCGGCGGCGCGTTGACGGCGACGACCAGCGCGGGGCCGTGCGGTCCGTCGTGCCGGCCACCGACGCGCGCGCGGGATGCACCGGGCTTCACCCGGACGGGCACGGAAAAGTCCATGCCCGTCATTCTGTCGAACGGACCTGCGGGGGACCGGTTACGCGACTGTGAAGATCACACACGGCGGGCGTCGGCGAGCAGCGCGCTGTCCGGCTCGCACAGGCCGCAGGGGGTGAAGCCGAGCTCGACCGCCTCGTTGACCGGGAGCGGCTCGGCCTCCTTGTCCATCAGGTGGACGCAGCCGGCGAGGTGGTACCGCGGGCGGCCGTCCACCACGTACACGTCGGCGGTCATCCGGGCGACGCGCGCGGTCTCGGCGGCCGGCACCAGCTGCGGTTCCGGCTCGTCCTCCGGGTCGTCGACCGGCTCGCGCGGCGGCGGGACCGTGGCCTCGCGGTAGCTCGGCGCCTCCGGCTCGGCGGCGCCGTACCCCGGGTAGGCCTCGTCCCGGAACTCGGTGGAGGTGACGGTCGACGAGGTGCCCTCCCGTCGCTGCCGACGGCCCTCGTAACCGGCGAACTCCTCGTCGAGGTACTCCTCGGCGGGCGCACCGTACTCGTCGTTCTTCGAGTCGGCCTCGGCCATCACGTCGGCGTTGTCGACCATCTCGGCGCGTGCGGCGGCCGCCTGCCGCATGCCGACCACCAGGGTCACGGCCGCGAGCAGGCTGCCCACGATCGAGCCGATCAGGAGCAGGCTGGACGCGCTCATCAACCCGAGCACGAGCAGCGCGATCGCGACGAGGATGAGCAGCAGGCTAATGACGATCATGGCTCACCCCCGTCGCGAGGACTAGCGGCCGGACTCGATCGAGGAGCCGCTGCGACCGCCGCCGTACGACGAGGCCAGGCCCGCCGCGGCGAGACCGCCGGATCCGCCCACGGCGCGGTTGCCCTCGCTGCGGGTCAGCTCCGCCTCGAGCCCCTGGCCACGACCGTCGAGGTCGCGCAGCTGGCTCTCGAGGTACGCCTTCAGCCGGGTGCGGTACTCGCGCTCGAACTGCTTGAGCTCCTCGATGTGCTTCTGCAGCGCCGACCGCTTCGCGTCCAGGCCGCCCATGGCCTCCTGGTGACGCTGGCGGGCGTCACGCTCGAGCGCGTCCGCCTTGGCCCGCGCCTCGCGGGTGACCTCCTCCGCCTTGGTGCGGGCGTCGGTCAGCAGCTTGTCGGCCTCCCGGCGCGCGTCGGCGACGTGGTCGTCGGCGGTGCGCTGGGCCATCATCAGCACGCGGAGCGCCTGCTGCTCGCCGTCGGGGTTGGTGCCGGCACCCATGCCACCGGCGGGACCACCCTGCGCGCGCACCTGGTCGAGCTCGGCCTGCATGGCGCGAGCGGCCTGGTCGGCGGCGGCCTTGTCCCGCTGGACGCGGTCGAGCTGCGCCTTGAGGTCGTTGAGCTCGGCGGCCATCCGCGGGTCGGCGCCCGGACCGGCCGGGGCGACGGGGCGGCCGCCACCACGCTCGACCTGAGCGCGGAGCTCGTTGTTCTCTTCGATCAGACGGGCGAGCTCGCGCTCGACCTCGTCGAGGAAGGCGTCGACCTCCTCCTCGTCGTACCCCCGCTTGCCGATGGGGGGTTTTTTGAAGGCGACGTTGTGGACGTCGGCCGGGGTCAGCGGCATCGAAACTCCTCGGGTCAGTTGCGGCCGCGTGGCGCGCTGGTCGTCAGGTTCTCAACCCTTTGCACGTTGTTCACCTGATGATCAACGGCCGTACCACGAGTTCCATCAGCACGATCAGGATAACCAGCAGCACAAGGGAGGCCAGGTCGAAGCTCACGGTACCAATTC
This genomic window from Catenuloplanes niger contains:
- a CDS encoding DUF167 domain-containing protein; protein product: MTGMDFSVPVRVKPGASRARVGGRHDGPHGPALVVAVNAPPVDGRATEAARKALASALGVRPASVTLKLGAASRDKVFLVAGAPEALSAAVTELRDGG
- a CDS encoding DivIVA domain-containing protein is translated as MPLTPADVHNVAFKKPPIGKRGYDEEEVDAFLDEVERELARLIEENNELRAQVERGGGRPVAPAGPGADPRMAAELNDLKAQLDRVQRDKAAADQAARAMQAELDQVRAQGGPAGGMGAGTNPDGEQQALRVLMMAQRTADDHVADARREADKLLTDARTKAEEVTREARAKADALERDARQRHQEAMGGLDAKRSALQKHIEELKQFEREYRTRLKAYLESQLRDLDGRGQGLEAELTRSEGNRAVGGSGGLAAAGLASSYGGGRSGSSIESGR